A segment of the Flavobacteriales bacterium genome:
AAGATAAAGGTCCTGAGCGTCTCGCAACTCTTTGCTGATGTGATCCGCCGCGTGCGCAGCCACGAGAGCATCAGCAGTCATTTCATCATCGCGTAACACCGTCACCCCATGAACAGAATCACCCTCAGCGGCAATGTCCGCCAACAAGTCGGCACCAAGGATGCCGCCCAGCTGCGCCGTGTGAAGCGCGTGCCCTGCGTGCTCTACGGAGGCACGGGCACGGTCCACTTCAGCGTGGACGAGGCCGCCCTGCGCAAAGTGGTCTTCACCCCGGAGGTCAATGGCATCGAGCTTGACCTCGACGGCAACAAGACCCTCGCCATGGTGCACCAGAAGCAATTCCACCCACTCAATGACCGCGTGATCCATGTGGATTTCATGGAGATGAAGGAGGACCGCGAAGCCAAGGTGCAGCTCTCCGTTCGGCTGAAGGGACAGCCCATTGGCGTGCGCAATGGCGGCAAGGTCAGCCAGGTGATGCGCAAGGTGACGGTGAAGGGCCTGCCCAGCGCGATCCCCGCTCACTTGGAAGTGGACGTGGCCGGCCTCGACATCAACCAGAGCCTGCACGTCGGCGACCTGAAACTCAATGGCCTCACGCCGATGCACGACGTTGACGCCGTTGTGGTCTCGGTGAAAGTGCCGAAGAAGGTTGAAGAAGCGGCGCCTGCGGCCGGCGCCGCCCCCGCTGCCGGTGCAGCTGCCCCCGCTGCCGATGCCAAAGCAGGCGATGCGAAGGCCGCAGAGGCCAAGCCCGCAGCGAAGAAGTAGTCCGCGACTTCGCTCGAACGACCGATTCCAAGAACGGGCCCCTGACCTTGTCGGGGGCTCGTTTCATTTGCATCGCGCATGAAGCACCTCATCATTGGCTTGGGTAATCCCGGACCGGAATACGCGGACACGCGGCACAACATCGGCTTCCAAGTGCTCGACCGCTTGGCCGATGCCGCTGGCGTCCGTTTCACCCACGACCGCTATAGCGATCGCGCCGAATTCCGCCATAAGGGCCGCAGCTTCATCCTGATCAAGCCCAGCACCTTCATGAACCTCAGCGGGAAGGCCGTGCGCTATTGGATGGATCAGGAAGGCATCCCCGCAGACCGCGTGCTGGTGATCACGGACGACCTTGCGATCCCATTCGGGGCCATCCGCATCCGCGCGAAAGGAGGCGCCGGGGGCCACAATGGGCTCACCAGCATCATCGAGCTGCTGGGCACCGAGGAATTCCCGCGCTTGCGCTTCGGCATCGGCAGCGAATTCCCCAAAGGGCGCCAGAGCGACTACGTGCTCAGCCCGTGGAGCGAGGAGGAGCGCAAGACCATCGCGGAGCGTATCGAGCTCGCTTCCAAAGCAGTGCTGCAATTCGGCCTGCTCGGCGTAGCCGATGCCATGAACAACTTCAACAAGCGCTGAAAGCGCCAATTACCTTCGGCGTCCTTTTGCAACGGAAACATGGCCAAGCTCTTCGCCGCGATCTCCGGCACCGGCACGGAACTCATCCTTGAGCGCACAACGCCCACCGGAGCATGGAGCCTGACGGGCACCGACGCAGACGTGGTGCGCACCGGTCCGGCGCAATTCAGCGTGCTGATCAACGGCCAGAGCCACCGCGTACTGGTATTGAAGGAAGACAAGGAGAGCCGCACCGTGCGCCTCCGGATCGGCGCGCGCACATGCACCGTGAAGCTTGAGGAAGAGCAGGACCGCCTCATGCAGACCCTGGGCTTGGACAAAGCGGCCCGCAAGGCTGGCGACCTGAAGGCCCCAATGCCCGGTCTGGTGCTCAATGTGCTGGTGAAGCCCGGTGACCGCGTGAAGAAGAACGATCCGGTGCTGGTGCTCGAGGCCATGAAGATGGAGAACCTGATCAAGGCCCCGGCCGATGCTGAGGTGAAGGCCGTACCTGCCGAAAAGGGCAAGCCCGTGGAGAAAGGGCAGCTGCTCATCCGGTTCGTTTGAGCGCCTGTCCGGATTCGGCTGCGCCGCAGGTACCTTGGCGGCATGGATAGGAAACGATTCATCACGCGCTCGCTGCAGGCCATTGCGGGAGCGGCGATCGCAGGCCCCGCAGTGATGCAGGCGGGGTCATGCTCCATCCCGTATGAGGCGGGAGGCCATCCCGCGCCCACAGGACCTCCGGCGAAGGGCAGCGGCCCGCTTTTCTCGCAAGTGAAGCTCCCCTATGCTTTCGATTCGCTGGAGCCGCACATTGATGCCCTCACCATGGAAATCCACTACACGAAGCACCACGCGGCTTACGTGAAGAATGTGAACGAGGCCATCGCTGCGGAGAGCATCGAAGCTGAGCATGAGGCAGCCTTCTTCGGGAGCGTGTCGAAACTGAGCGCGAAAGCCCGCAACAATGGTGGCGGCGCCTGGAACCACAATTACTTCTGGCAAGTGATGGCGCCCGGTCAGAGCGGCTCGCCCTCGGGCAAAGCGCTGGATGCGATCACCTCCGCATTCGGCTCATTCGAGAAGCTCAAGGCCGCTTTCAACGATGCGGCCATGAGGCGCTTCGGTAGCGGCTGGGCCTGGCTGGTTGAGCGCGAAGGCAAGCTCGCCATCGGAAGCACGCCTAACCAGGACAACCCGTTGATGGATGTCAGCGACCTGAAGGGAAAGCCTTTACTGGCGCTCGATGTCTGGGAGCATGCCTACTACCTGAAGTACCAGAACAAGCGCAACGAATACGTGACGGCCTGGTGGAATGTGGTGAACTGGGATGCCGTGGCCGCAAGGCTTGGATGAGTTACGCCGCCCTGATCGGGAATCTCCTCTTGAACCAGCGATTGCATGGGTCCTCTATCGTGTAGAAGAGCAGCCAGGCGATCATCTGCAGCACGAGTAAGGTGATGATCAGGCTCGGCGAATGGCGATCGATGAGCTGGAAGATGAGGCCCATGTGGATGAGGTAGAAGGCGTAGGACGCGCGGCCCATCACCTGAAACGGCCCGCTTTCAAGCATCCGGCGCATCCAAGAGCGCTCGCTCATCAGTCCCGCGAAGAGAACCGTGATGCCCAGAGGAAGGCACGCGTTCAAGAGCACAACGCCAAGGGGATCTGCGTAGTCCGCGCGAAGGGTTGCGGAAATGCAGACCAAGCCGCAGCAGAGCACGGTGCCAATCAGCGTAGCCCTTCGAGGCATAGCCTCCCAAGCGGGTTCGCGCATAGCCCAGACCAGGGCCATACCCGCGAGGAACTCAACGCAACGCCCCGGAAAGGTGATGCCGAAGAAGAATGTGCGTGAGCCCATGAAGCCATAGGGCGCCAGTCCATTGAGCGCCTCAACCAGGACCAACCCCGTTGCGATCAATAATGCAGGGATGACCAACAGCGCAACCGGAATTCGGCGTACGCACCACAAGATGGGCAAGGCAAGGCAATAGAAGGTCATCTCTGCGGTGAGCGACCAGCCCTGCACGATGCCAGTATTCCACAAGTCGGCGAACCAGCCGCGCAGCAGCGTGGCGTTCGCCAGGAACAGGGCGAGAGGGAACACACCATCGCTCTCCCGTGCCCACCATGGGTACACGAAGACCACTGCCGTGATCAAGAGGTAGAGTGGCATGATCCGGCCAGCCCTGCGAAGGAGAAAAGCGGGCAGGTCGCCCAGGCCCACCGACCAATACCGGTTGGCGATGAGAAACCCGCTGAGAAAGAAGAGCGTGACGCCGACGTGGCATTGGCCAAAGACGGCCAAGAGCAACGGGTGCTGAAGAGCGGGTATGCCCGGGCCGTAGTGATGAAGAAAGACGAGCAGCGCAGCGACGGCGCGAATGCCGGTGAGCGCGGGGAAGTTGCGTGGCTGATGCACGCCCGAAGATCGGGGTCTGTGGGCTCCTGCTACTGTTCGGTATCAGCCTTCCACGAGCTCAATGTCGAAGTCGACGAGCTCCACGAATTGCTGGATGCGCGCATCGATGTCCTCGCGCGTGACCTCTACCAAGCGCTCGATGCCGAACTTCTCGCAGGTGAAGCTGGCCAGTGCGCTGCCCACGATGATCGCGCGCTTGAGGTTATCAAAGCTGTGGTCCTGCGTGCGTGCGAGGTAACCGAT
Coding sequences within it:
- a CDS encoding 50S ribosomal protein L25; translated protein: MNRITLSGNVRQQVGTKDAAQLRRVKRVPCVLYGGTGTVHFSVDEAALRKVVFTPEVNGIELDLDGNKTLAMVHQKQFHPLNDRVIHVDFMEMKEDREAKVQLSVRLKGQPIGVRNGGKVSQVMRKVTVKGLPSAIPAHLEVDVAGLDINQSLHVGDLKLNGLTPMHDVDAVVVSVKVPKKVEEAAPAAGAAPAAGAAAPAADAKAGDAKAAEAKPAAKK
- a CDS encoding aminoacyl-tRNA hydrolase encodes the protein MKHLIIGLGNPGPEYADTRHNIGFQVLDRLADAAGVRFTHDRYSDRAEFRHKGRSFILIKPSTFMNLSGKAVRYWMDQEGIPADRVLVITDDLAIPFGAIRIRAKGGAGGHNGLTSIIELLGTEEFPRLRFGIGSEFPKGRQSDYVLSPWSEEERKTIAERIELASKAVLQFGLLGVADAMNNFNKR
- a CDS encoding acetyl-CoA carboxylase biotin carboxyl carrier protein subunit, whose protein sequence is MAKLFAAISGTGTELILERTTPTGAWSLTGTDADVVRTGPAQFSVLINGQSHRVLVLKEDKESRTVRLRIGARTCTVKLEEEQDRLMQTLGLDKAARKAGDLKAPMPGLVLNVLVKPGDRVKKNDPVLVLEAMKMENLIKAPADAEVKAVPAEKGKPVEKGQLLIRFV
- a CDS encoding superoxide dismutase gives rise to the protein MDRKRFITRSLQAIAGAAIAGPAVMQAGSCSIPYEAGGHPAPTGPPAKGSGPLFSQVKLPYAFDSLEPHIDALTMEIHYTKHHAAYVKNVNEAIAAESIEAEHEAAFFGSVSKLSAKARNNGGGAWNHNYFWQVMAPGQSGSPSGKALDAITSAFGSFEKLKAAFNDAAMRRFGSGWAWLVEREGKLAIGSTPNQDNPLMDVSDLKGKPLLALDVWEHAYYLKYQNKRNEYVTAWWNVVNWDAVAARLG
- a CDS encoding acyltransferase → MHQPRNFPALTGIRAVAALLVFLHHYGPGIPALQHPLLLAVFGQCHVGVTLFFLSGFLIANRYWSVGLGDLPAFLLRRAGRIMPLYLLITAVVFVYPWWARESDGVFPLALFLANATLLRGWFADLWNTGIVQGWSLTAEMTFYCLALPILWCVRRIPVALLVIPALLIATGLVLVEALNGLAPYGFMGSRTFFFGITFPGRCVEFLAGMALVWAMREPAWEAMPRRATLIGTVLCCGLVCISATLRADYADPLGVVLLNACLPLGITVLFAGLMSERSWMRRMLESGPFQVMGRASYAFYLIHMGLIFQLIDRHSPSLIITLLVLQMIAWLLFYTIEDPCNRWFKRRFPIRAA